From the Glutamicibacter halophytocola genome, the window CCGACGCGGCCGGCGAAAAATCCGGCGGCCCGCAGTACTACCTGCAACGCGGTATCCGCGGCCCGCTGGGCAAGTTCCTTGCCCTGTTCTTTGCCATCGCCGCCACCCTGGCCAGCTTCGGCATCGGAAACATGACCCAGGGCAATTCCATCGCGGCCAACCTGGACAACTCCTTCGGCGTCACGCCTTGGGTTACCGGACTCGTCTTGACCGTCCTGTCCTTGGCCGTGCTTGTTGGCGGCATCAAGTCCATCGGCAAGGTCACCGCAGGCTTTGTGCCAGTCATGATCGTTTTCTACGTTGCAGCCTCGATCTTCATCCTGGTCTCCAACGTCGCTGGCATTCCGGCAGCCTTCGCCGAGATCTTCTCCGATGCCTTCACCGGCACCTCGGCAGTTGGCGGCTTCACCGGCTCGGCCATTATCATCGCCGTTCAGTACGGTGTGGCTCGCGGTATCTTCTCCAACGAATCCGGCATGGGTTCGGCAGCTATCGCAGCTGCCGCAGCACGGACCACCCACCCGGTTCGCCAGGGCCTGGTATCGATGACCCAGACCTTCATCGACACCATCATCGTTGTCACCTGCACCGGCCTGGTCATCATCACCACCGGCACCTGGAACAAGATTGATGAAGCCACCGGCGAGCAGGTTTCGGCCGCGCTAATGACCGGCGAAGCCTTCACCCACGGCCTGCCCGGCCAGTGGGGCCACTGGATTGTCACCATCGGACTGGTGATGTTCGCCTTCTCGACCATCCTGGGCTGGTGCTACTACGGTGAACGCAATATCGAGCGCCTGATCGGCCGCAAGGCAGTCATGCCATTCCGCGTGCTGTTCTCGCTGATCGTCTACGTAGGTTGCACCACCGAGCTGACCGCGGTATGGAACTTCTCCGACATGATGAATGGCTTGATGGCCCTTCCGAACCTGATCGGCCTGCTGATCATGTCCGGCCTGATCGCCCGCGAAACCCGCTGGTACCTGAAGAATGATCCCCAGCTGGAAGCCGGCAAGGCCCAGATCGAGGACTTCATGAGAGACCGCGATGGCTGGAGCGAATGGAAGTCCGGCGATGTCGTGGGTTCGTCCCACAGGCGCTAGGACTTCGGCGCACCCCTCATAAGAATCATCCCAGCGAGACCCTTGATTCGGGGTTTCGCTGGGATGATTTCTATGTTCAGCGCAGTGCGGTATCTACCGCGCTGCGGCTACGCGTTCCACAGGCCGTAGGAGTCTGCCAAATCCGCGATCTTCTGTGCACGGGCCAGGCGCGGCAAGTACGAGCCGTCGCCCACCGAGGCGCCAGCCGCGTGGGCTTCGAGCAGTTCCATTGCCCAGGACAGCTCGTCCTCGCTGGGAGCCAGGGCGGCATTGATGCCATCAACGTGATCTGGTGAGAGCGAGAGCTTGCCGGTCATGCCCATGGATGCAGTGACCCGGGTTTCCTCGGTGACCTTGGCAGCATCGGAACCAGCTGGCGGCGGGCCGTCAATGGCGCCGGGCAGCTTTCCGACGCGGGAGGCGATGACCAGCTTGCCCCGGGCATAGGCCAGGGCCAGCGGGTCGTCGGAGACACCGGTGTCCTTGCGGAAGTCGTTGACACCGAAGGCCAGGCGGAAGGTGCCTGGGGCTGAAGCGATGGACGTCGCATTCTCGATGCCCAGTGCGGTTTCAATCAAGGCAAGGACCGGAGTGCCTGCGCGCAGGCGCATGGCGCTGTAGGTCACCTGCTCTGGCTGCTCGGTCATGGCGAGCATGATTCCGCGAAGGCCCGGAGCTTCGGAGAGTGCTGCGAGATCGTCAGCCCAGAAGTCGGTATCAATGCCATTAACACGCACCCATGCGGTCATGCCATTGGACAGCGCGCGGACGACATTGTCGCGGGCTTCAAGCTTCTTGTCATCCGGAACGGCAGCTTCCATATCGAAGATGACCGAGTCCGCTTCACAGGCAAGAGCCGGCGCGAAGTCCTCCTCTTTTGCTGCGTTCACCAAAAGCCAGGAACGGGACAGTTTTGCTGGGAGAGCCGCTGCTCGACGATTTCGAAATGCCATAGTTCCCAGACTACTCACTCGTGCCATGGTGCTTCCACTAGGCATGTACACTATTTGCCTCAAATCGGCTGGAATCGACTCCCAGTGTGAGAGCAATTACAAGTTGCCGGCCCATTTCCGGTAATGTCACACGATGGCGGTCTTTTATGACCGATCACCATCGAGTTTTACGCTTCAGTGGAAGCCGCACGACAAAGGACCCTGCGTGGAAACAAAAGAAACAATTACCCCCGCAGAGACTGGACCCGAGCTGAAAAGGGCATTGTCCAATCGACATATCCAGCTCTTAGCCATCGGCGGTGCCATTGGCACTGGCCTGTTCATGGGCTCGGGAAAAACCATCTCTGTTGCAGGACCATCGGTCATCCTGGTCTACATGGTCATCGGATTCATGCTCTACTTCGTGATGCGAGCTATGGGCGAATTGCTGCTTAGCCGGACCGATTACCGCAACTTCTCCGATTTTGCCGGGGATATCCTTGGCCCTTGGGCCTCCTTCTTCACCGGCTGGACCTACTGGTTCTGCTGGATCGTGACCGGCGTTGCCGATGTCATCGTGATCGCCTCGGTGTATGTCACCTATTGGCTTCCGCTCATCCCGCTGTGGATTCCGGCCTTGGCCGTCATTGTGCTGCTGGTCCTGCTTAATCTGCCGTCAGTGCGCGGATTTGGCGAGACCGAGTTCTGGTTCGCGCTGATCAAGATTGTCGCCATCGTGCTCTTGATTGTCATTGGGCTGATCCTGATTTTCACCGGCTTCGAACATGACGGCGCCAAGGCATCATTCCTGAACTTGTTCAACGTCGAGGGCGGCTTCTTTGGCGGCGGAGTCATGGGCTTTGTCATGGGCTTCCAGATTGCCGTATTCGCCTTTGTCGGCATCGAGCTCGTGGGCACGGCTGCTGCCGAAACCAAGAACCCGGAGCACAACCTTCCGAAGGCCATCAACGCCATCCCGGTCCGCATCCTGTTGTTCTATGTCGGCTCGCTGGCCATCTTGATGGCCGTCGTCCCCTGGAATCGCTTCACCGCTGACGAGTCGCCGTTCGTGATGCTGTTCTCGCTCGCCGGCTTGGGAGCAGCTGCCCATCTGGTCAACGCCGTTGTGCTCACGTCAGCCACCTCGTCGGCCAATTCGGGCATCTACTCGACTTCGCGCATGGTCTTCGGACTGTCCACTGAGGGCAATGCACCAAAGATCTTCAGCAAGCTCACGAGCCGACAGGTTCCCCGCAACGCGCTATTCCTCTCCGGAGTGGTGCTGCTCAGCTCGATTGTCCTGCTGATATTCGGCCTGGATAAGTCGACCGGATTCTCGATTGTTACGACGATTTCCTCGCTGTGCTTCATGTTCGTCTGGACGATCATTCTGGTGAGCTACCTGGTGTATCGCAAGCGCCGCCCAGAAGCACACGATCTGTCGGTGTTCAGAATGCCTGGCGGCACCTTCATGCCGTACGTGGTGATGGCGTTCTTCGTGTTCCTGCTTTGGGCGTTCACCCGCGATGCAGACACCTTGGCGGGCTTGATCGCGACGCCTATCTGGTTTGTCATGGTAGGCATTGGATACCTGTTGCTGCGCAACAATCCCCAGCACCACAAGCTGCGCCAAGCGCATGAGGCACGTGTAGCCGAAGAGAAGCGCGAGGCGGCTGCCTACCTGGCTTCCAAGCAAGGCTAAGAGCTGCCTGCATCTGTACGCCGGCGAACCGGGGCGATCCATCAATATGAGGATCGCCCCGGTTTTCTGCTCTCCGGATGGCTCTTTAGTTAATGCGCCGCGACAGGTAGCTGTAGGGAAGGTCCCTGCCAAGAAAAAGTACTTCCAGCAGGCTCATGCTCTCGCCGTAGCGGCTGTAGGCCCACGGTGCCTCATGGCCAATCCGGGACGAGATCTTCGCGAAATACAAGATCGTATCCTCATCCCAGCGGCATGTATGACCATGGGCGAACACTTCGTTGTGCTCCAGCACTGCTCCGGAGAGCCCGTTCAGCATTTGCACGCTGTCCTGGTTGCCCAACCCCCGAACCAGGAATTCCGGATGTCCTACGAGGCTTAGCCCGATGGTGTACGCGAAGGGCTGGTCATATCGGCCAGGCTCCACGAACAGCACCTGCCGCCCGTAATCCCGGATGCATTGATCGGTTCTCGCATCAGCTTCTTCGATGCTCATTCCGTCACAGATATCGCACATGGTCCGTCTCCTCTCCGTGGCCCGCGACTGCCGAAAGCCGCTAGGCGGCGCTGCGGAAATCCTGGTCCTGCTCATTGGCATTTGTCGAACCGGCGTTCACCGGTGCCTCGCAAAGGATCCATTCCGGATCCAGGCCCTGAAGCGCCTCATCGAAAAAGCCCAAAAAGTTCAGGTCCAAGTCCAATTCGCGGAAATTCAGTTCCTTGAAAAAGGGCGTTTCACCCCGCCCTACGTCGAAGGACTGCTGATGGGCGGTCACCTGTTCCGCCAAGTGCCGCAAGAGCGCGAGCACCTCTTCCACTGTGCCGGTCGTGCTGGCAATTTCAGGATGGCCCAGCCAGCTCAATCCCAGCGTTGTCCCGATGACTCGCTGGGAATGCGGCAAGCGAAAAGCGGTCAGAGCATAGCCATTTTGCTCGATTTCAGCGTTGAGGCTCAGAGCAATTCGATCCTCAGCAGATAGAGTCCACTTGATCCAGAACTCCATGTTCTCGAAGTCTTCCACGGCATTCCTCCTAAGATGCTTTGCTATGGGCTAGTCTCACGGCAAATCAGCTCATCAGCGTCTCGGATTCAGCGAAGTGTGGAAAACAAAGAACGCGCTGCCTGCAACCACAATTGGTTGCAGGCAGCGCGTTCAGTGCAACACCGCCAAGCGGTGCGCCGGAAGCTACTGCGCGGACTGCGCCTCAGCAGCCACGGCAGCAGCCACAGCTGGCATCACACGCTCATCGAGGGCAGAAGGCACGATGTAATCTTCTCCAAGATCCTCGCCGACCAGATCAGCAATAGCGTGAGCAGCAGCGATCTTCATGCCTTCGGTGATCTTCGTGGCACCCGAGTCCAAAGCGCCGCGGAAGATGCCTGGGAAAGCCAGAACATTGTTGATCTGGTTGGGGAAGTCGCTACGTCCGGTAGCAACCACCGCAGCGAACTTCTTCGCATCCTCCGGCATGATCTCAGGAGTTGGGTTGGACAGCGCAAAGATGATCGCGTCCTTGTTCATCTTTGCCACGGCTGCCTCGTCAAACTTCGACGAAGACAAGCCAACAACCACGTCAGCTCCGTCCAGTGCCTCAGCCAGACCGCCCATGACGTCGTCACGGTTGGTGCGGCCGGCAAGTTCAGCCTTGATCGGGTTCAAATCATCACGCTCGCGGTTGATGGTTCCCCGCGAGTCGAGCACGATCACATCGGCGACGCCGGCCTTGAGCAACAAGTTCGTGACGGCAACCCCGGCCGATCCTGCGCCGGAAACTACAACCTTCAGCGAGCTGATATCGCGCTTGGTCTGGCGTGCAGCACCAATCAGCGCTGCCAGCACCACAACCGCGGTGCCATGCTGATCATCGTGCATCACTGGGATATCCAGGGCTTCGATCAGCTTCTGCTCAATTTCAAAGCATCGCGGCGCTGAGATATCTTCAAGGTTTACCGCGCCAAAGCTTGGGCGCAATCGCACAATCGTCTCAACGATTTCATCAACATCGGTCGTGTCCAGCACCAGCGGGATGGAATCCAGCCCGCCAAACTCCTTGAACAGTGCGCACTTGCCTTCCATCACGGGCAGCGACGCTGCTGCCCCGATGTTACCCAGGCCCAGGACCGCAGTTCCGTCCGAAACTACGGCTACCAGGCGTGAGGCCCAGGTGTGCGTGGAGTGCTTGGCTGGATCATCGGCGATCGCTTGGGAAACCTTGGCTACTCCGGGGGTGTACGCAATCGACAGATCGCGCTTGGTGTTCAGAGGCATCTGCGACTGGACAGAGAGCTTGCCGCCAATGTGGGCGTCAAATACTTCTGCGTCGGTGATGGTGGACAGGTCTTTGGTGGATTCAACAGACATTGAATAGCTCTTCTTTCAAGAAAGTTCTGAATGACGAAAACGCAGTACCCACGAATTGGGTGGCAGAGCGTAGGAACGCGCATGACCATTCATCCGACCGCAATGGAGCTTGACCCGCACGCAATTAAGGAGGGCATCAGGCTTCCATGTACACAGTTCCCAGATGGGCTCCGCCGGGTAAGGCTGAAGACTCCCTCGTGGTGTGCCGGAAGATGGCTGGTCAGTACTTTCTTTAGACCTACAATTTCCACCATACGGGAAAAGTTTGTCGCAAATCAACCCCTTTTCTACTATTCGGGACAATATGACCTCCGTAGCAATGCACCCAGATCACCAGCATTATGTGCGGTTATCCTCCATCTCGGGCAAAATAAACCTCATGGCATCACCGACTTCAGCTCTGGGCAGGGTCCGTACGTTCGAAGCGCTCGACGACAAGACGACAGCACGGTTGCGGCGCGCCCTGGATGAATCGAATGACACCACAATATTTGTGAACGGGACGGCACTGCAGCTGCCAGAGGAAGCGCACGAAGCGCTGATCGAGGTGCTCTCGCGCTTTGCCGATGGGGAATCGGTCAGCATCGGCACCCCGGAGTTGCTTCTTAACACCTCCCAGGCGGCCCAGATGGCTGGCATTTCCAACAGCTACCTGCGCAAGCTCGCCGATGCAGGAACCATTCCAGTGGAATATCGCGGAACGCACCGCCGGATTCGCCCCAGCGCCATCCAGGCTTGGCTGGATTCCCGAGCCGATAACAGCTAAGTGCCAACAGGATGAGTAGAACTGCGGGCGCTCCACAACAAATAGCTTGGTGGGATCGGCTGCTCATTCGGTTCCCCGGCTATTCGCTGATCGCTTGGGCAGGGTGCTACGGGCTTCATCAGCAGGGGCTGCCCCTGAAATCAGCGGTGCTGATTTTCTTCCTGCTCGCCATACCGCTGTTGGCTGCATGGCAAATTTTCCACGTTTGGCAAAGCCGCAAACGCCTGCGCGCTTGGCGCAAGGAACAAGTGCTGTCCCAGCGGGAGCTGGGTGTTCCCAATATTCCGCAGATCCGCGGACAACTCGCTCAAATTGCCGCGGAGAAGACGCTGAACCCGGAGCCGAAGAAGCCCCGCTTTGGAGCATGGGGCATCTTCCTCCTGGCAATGCTCGTCGCTGCCATAGCAATCGCTGCCGGAATTCTCCTTGCCAAGGCGGGGGCGCCGAAGATCGCGGCCTTCGCCATCATTACGCTGCTCTTGGGTGGACTGGGCCCCTTGCAGGTCATGGGCGTGCACAACCGCGCCTACCGCGCCATAGCCAGGATGCCAAAGAAACTATCGGAGATTC encodes:
- a CDS encoding alanine/glycine:cation symporter family protein → MEALGTLFGDISSFIWGPFCLIPLLLGTGLYLTIRLGGLQFAKLAASLRLGLLKRKDDGAEGDVSQFQALTTALAATVGTGNIVGVATAIGIGGPGALFWMWVTGLLGMASKYSEAFLGVRYRGTDAAGEKSGGPQYYLQRGIRGPLGKFLALFFAIAATLASFGIGNMTQGNSIAANLDNSFGVTPWVTGLVLTVLSLAVLVGGIKSIGKVTAGFVPVMIVFYVAASIFILVSNVAGIPAAFAEIFSDAFTGTSAVGGFTGSAIIIAVQYGVARGIFSNESGMGSAAIAAAAARTTHPVRQGLVSMTQTFIDTIIVVTCTGLVIITTGTWNKIDEATGEQVSAALMTGEAFTHGLPGQWGHWIVTIGLVMFAFSTILGWCYYGERNIERLIGRKAVMPFRVLFSLIVYVGCTTELTAVWNFSDMMNGLMALPNLIGLLIMSGLIARETRWYLKNDPQLEAGKAQIEDFMRDRDGWSEWKSGDVVGSSHRR
- a CDS encoding HpcH/HpaI aldolase/citrate lyase family protein, which translates into the protein MAFRNRRAAALPAKLSRSWLLVNAAKEEDFAPALACEADSVIFDMEAAVPDDKKLEARDNVVRALSNGMTAWVRVNGIDTDFWADDLAALSEAPGLRGIMLAMTEQPEQVTYSAMRLRAGTPVLALIETALGIENATSIASAPGTFRLAFGVNDFRKDTGVSDDPLALAYARGKLVIASRVGKLPGAIDGPPPAGSDAAKVTEETRVTASMGMTGKLSLSPDHVDGINAALAPSEDELSWAMELLEAHAAGASVGDGSYLPRLARAQKIADLADSYGLWNA
- a CDS encoding amino acid permease — protein: MAVFYDRSPSSFTLQWKPHDKGPCVETKETITPAETGPELKRALSNRHIQLLAIGGAIGTGLFMGSGKTISVAGPSVILVYMVIGFMLYFVMRAMGELLLSRTDYRNFSDFAGDILGPWASFFTGWTYWFCWIVTGVADVIVIASVYVTYWLPLIPLWIPALAVIVLLVLLNLPSVRGFGETEFWFALIKIVAIVLLIVIGLILIFTGFEHDGAKASFLNLFNVEGGFFGGGVMGFVMGFQIAVFAFVGIELVGTAAAETKNPEHNLPKAINAIPVRILLFYVGSLAILMAVVPWNRFTADESPFVMLFSLAGLGAAAHLVNAVVLTSATSSANSGIYSTSRMVFGLSTEGNAPKIFSKLTSRQVPRNALFLSGVVLLSSIVLLIFGLDKSTGFSIVTTISSLCFMFVWTIILVSYLVYRKRRPEAHDLSVFRMPGGTFMPYVVMAFFVFLLWAFTRDADTLAGLIATPIWFVMVGIGYLLLRNNPQHHKLRQAHEARVAEEKREAAAYLASKQG
- a CDS encoding DUF4262 domain-containing protein encodes the protein MCDICDGMSIEEADARTDQCIRDYGRQVLFVEPGRYDQPFAYTIGLSLVGHPEFLVRGLGNQDSVQMLNGLSGAVLEHNEVFAHGHTCRWDEDTILYFAKISSRIGHEAPWAYSRYGESMSLLEVLFLGRDLPYSYLSRRIN
- a CDS encoding NAD(P)-dependent malic enzyme → MSVESTKDLSTITDAEVFDAHIGGKLSVQSQMPLNTKRDLSIAYTPGVAKVSQAIADDPAKHSTHTWASRLVAVVSDGTAVLGLGNIGAAASLPVMEGKCALFKEFGGLDSIPLVLDTTDVDEIVETIVRLRPSFGAVNLEDISAPRCFEIEQKLIEALDIPVMHDDQHGTAVVVLAALIGAARQTKRDISSLKVVVSGAGSAGVAVTNLLLKAGVADVIVLDSRGTINRERDDLNPIKAELAGRTNRDDVMGGLAEALDGADVVVGLSSSKFDEAAVAKMNKDAIIFALSNPTPEIMPEDAKKFAAVVATGRSDFPNQINNVLAFPGIFRGALDSGATKITEGMKIAAAHAIADLVGEDLGEDYIVPSALDERVMPAVAAAVAAEAQSAQ
- a CDS encoding helix-turn-helix domain-containing protein, with product MASPTSALGRVRTFEALDDKTTARLRRALDESNDTTIFVNGTALQLPEEAHEALIEVLSRFADGESVSIGTPELLLNTSQAAQMAGISNSYLRKLADAGTIPVEYRGTHRRIRPSAIQAWLDSRADNS